AAATTAAGATTTTATATACCCAAGCCTTCGTTGGAACCTTTACTTTTTTTATTTTTTCTCAACTATTTGAAAATTCAAATTTCTCGATTTCATATAACCTTGTAATTGCCCTACTCTATCAAGGAGTTATTATTGCAGGTTTCGGATTTATAGGACAAACATGGCTTATGAAAAAATATTTGCCTTCAAGAATATTGATTATTAATATTTCTCAACCTGTTTTCGGTGTTATATTAGCTTGGGTCGTTTTAGGTGAAATTCCTGGATTTGAACTTGTTTTTGCAACTATCTTTGTTTTATCAGGTTCTTATTTAGCTTTTAAAAATAGACAGTAATGTAGAAATATTATGATCAGATTATCTAAAATATAAATATGAAAGAGATTTCTAAAAAAATTAAGCTTGCATCTAATCCAAGATTTTCAGGCCCTAAAGTACAAAATAAAATCTTATGCATTCCAGAACATTGTGGTTATTTTTATGCTTGTTTTATAAGCACCAAACGTCCAAACAAAGTTGAAGAGAGAAAATGCTTACGATTTCAATCAGAAAAAAGAAAACCAAAATTAAAATTATCTATTTATTCGCAAAAAATATTAAGTAGTTATTAAAGATTTTTCCCTATGATTTTTTTTGATATCAAGTCTTCTATATATGAATCCTCATAGCCAATTGAACTAAGAACTTCTTTTGTATTTTCACCTAATAAAGGAGCACTAGATAATTTTGCATTACCTGTGGATACATTAAATATCGGACCACTCGATCTAACTTTTCCTCCTGTTTTATGATCAAGCTCAATAACATATTTATTTTTTATAGCTTGCTTATTATCAAGTAACTCTTCTGTGAATTGCATGGGCTCACAAGGTATATCATGGGACCTTAAAAACTTAATCCATTCATCTGTATTTTTTTTAAGAAATTTTGACTCCATTTTAGATTCAAATTCTTTTCCAATTTTTAGCAGCTCTTCTTCTGAAAACTTTTTTGAAAGATCGAATCTAACGTCTTCTAGATCAAATAAACTACTTATTCTTTTTCTAGCATGCATAGCCAAACACCCAAGAGCTAAAGCACCATTTTTAGTTTTATAAGCTCTATAATATTGGGCTATTTGAGGCGCTCCAGCTTGGGAAATATAGTCTTCTTGTATATCTTCAAAAGGTGTTTCATTTTTTATCATGTTATCTTTTTTATTTTCTAGCCATTTCTGTGCAGGGCTTAAATCGTTTTCTATTTCAGCAACTTGCATGGCTTGCATCGATAATGCTTGAGCTAGCAAGCTTGTTTGTAATAAGACTCCTTGACCAGTTAATCTAGCTTGATGAACACCAGAAACAACTCCTAGTGCCATTGCATAACCTGTAGAATAATCAATGTATGAAGATGATTTTACTGCACTTGGTGCTCCATGATAAATTTTGTTTTCCGTCGACATAATTCCTGTGTATGCTTGCATAATTAGATCAAAACCTGGTTCTGCTGCCTTATCACCTAAAGAGCCGTATGCTGTTGATTCTACATACACTAATTTTGGATTTATTTTAGATAGAGATCTATAATCATACTTTAACTTTTCTGAGGTATCTTTTCTGTTATTAGATATAACAGCATCCGCTTCGGAAACTAAACGGTGGCAAACTTCCTGCCCTTCTTCTGACTTTAAATCTATGCATACACTCTTTTTCCCTCTATTCAGTGCAATAAATAGCCTGCTTTCTCCAGGTGGTACAGAAGGGGAAGCATGTCTCCAAGGCTCTCCCATAGGTGGTTCAATCTTAATTACATTTGCCCCTAAATCAGAAAGAAGTTGACCTGCTGTGGGCCCAGCAACAAAATTTCCAAACTCTAAAACAGTTATATCTGATAGCGGACCATTAGATTTCATTTTCATATTTCCTATAAATAATTTTATAGAATTATACTAAAAATTTATAATGATTCCATTTTTTTTGATACTGTTTCTAGATCTTTATCGCCTCGACCAGAGAGTAAAAAAAGAATTGTCTGTTCTTTAGGTATTTCTTTTGACCAATTTGTCAAAAATCCTAGAGCGTGAGCTGGCTCTAAAGCAGGAATTATTCCTTCCTCTACTGACAATAACTTAAAGCCTTTCAAAGCTTCAGTATCAGTAGCAGAGTAATATTGTGCTCTTTCAATATCTTTAAGGTTTGAATGCTCAGGGCCAACACCTGGATAATCAAGACCTGCTGAAATTGAGTGCGCCTCCTGAATTTGTCCAAATTTATCTTGCAATACATAGCTTAGGGATCCATGTAATATTCCAGGAGTTCCTTTAGTTAAGGTTGCAGCATGTTTTTGGGTGTCTATACCTTCTCCACTCGCCTCTATCCCTATGAGTGATACATCTAAATCATCTATAAAAGCGGAGAAAATTCCAATTGCATTAGAACCTCCCCCAACACAAGCTAAAACATAATTAGGAAGGCTTCCTGTTTTTTCTATAATTTGTTTTCTAGATTCAATGCCTATAATAGACTGAAATTCTCTAACAATATATGGGTATGGATGAGGCCCTACTGCACTTCCAATAATATAATATGTACTTTCCACATTAGTGACCCAATCTCTAATCGCTTCATTTACAGCATCTTTTAATGTTTTAGAACCAGAGGTAACAGGTACAACTTTTGCTCCAAGCATTTCCATTCTATAAATATTAGGAGCTTGTCTTTTAATATCTTCTTCACCCATATATACAATACATTCAAGGTTTAGCATCGAACAGGCTGTGGCTGTGGCAACTCCGTGTTGACCAGCACCTGTTTCTGCAATTATTCTTTTTTTCCCGATTCTTTTTGCAAGCAAGGCTTGGCCAATTGCATTATTAATTTTATGAGCACCTGTATGAGCTAAATCTTCTCTTTTAATCCAAATTTTTTGGTTTAGCTTTTCTGATAAGTTTTTTGCGTAATATAATGGAGTAGGCCTACCAATAAAGTCATTTTGTAAGTCGGTTAGTTCCTCCCAAAAAGAATTGTCTTTAGAATATTTTTCATAAGCTTCTTCAATTTCTTTGAGTGAAGACATTAGTGTTTCTGGCACAAACTTACCACCAAATTTACCAAATCTTCCATTGATGGACGGTTTATTTATATTTTTTGAAGTCATAATTTTAATTCTTTATACTTTCAGGATATCAAACTAATAAATTAATTTTTATAGATTTATTTTTGATAAATCGAAATTTCCAAAATAAGGTAGTGCATCTATTGGATTCTTTCCATCAAATTGAATTTTATTAATAATTATTTTTGTAGTTTTAGTATCTACTAGAATACTACTCTTCAATTTACTAATTTTTCCACTAAACTCAGATAAATAATCAGTTACTTTCATATCCAAAATCTTAAATCTTTTATTGTTATGAAAAGAATATACTTGAGGCCAACTATAGAAAGCTCTAAATTTAGCCTCTATTTTTTCAGCGCTATCTTGCCAATCTATATGGCCCTCATGTTTTTTTATAATTTTGGTATATGATGCTTGTTTATCTTCTTGTTTTTTTATGTTTTGGTTCTTTACCAAATTTTCTATAGCCGAATTAATGCCTTTTGATGATTCGTAAAGAAGAATATTTAATAAATCTTCATATTTTTCATTTTTATTCAATTTTATAGGTTGGCTTCTATATAATATATCGCCTGTATCAATGCCTTTATCCATTTTTATGATTGAATATCCTGATTCCTTATCAAGATTTAGTATAGAGCTTTGAATAGGTGATGGTCCTCTATATTTAGGTAACAAAGATGGATGAATATTTATGGATCCAAATTTAGGAATATTAATGATTTTTTCAGGTAATATAGAGCCATATGCACATACAAGAAAAATATCAGGATTAAGTTTTCTTAATTCACTTGAAAAACTTTCATCAATTTTGGTTGGATCAAAATAAGGAATATTTTTCTGATTTGAAAATCTTTTCAATTCAGATTCTTTGAATTTTCTTCTTTTTGTTTTTTTTGGAACTTTTTTTGACACTATTCCTATAATTCTGTGATTTGTAATAACAGAATCTAAAATAGGCTTAATTGATGGAGGCGTTCCAAAAAAAACAATGTTCATAAATCATTAATAATTATATTTAACTCTTATTATTATAATGGCGCTAATGTCTCAATAATTAATATCTCAAATTGAGAATTACTATTTTTATTCAAATTCTTTTGTTTTTGCTAAAAACTCATCAATTATATGAATTTAAAAGGCTTTTATTTAAAATAATTAATGAATATTATTTCTTTTATGCGGACTTTAATCTTCATTTCTTGATTTAGGTTTTATATAAATTTTTTTTCAAAAAATACTTCGTCGCAGATGGTCGCTACTTACAAAAATTTATTTGTATTTAATTTGTTCTTAAGGGGTTTATGCTGGATAATATATTGGCGAATAAAGTATGGTCTGCCTCATTAGGATACCTTGAGATGGTAGTCCCTGAAACTACGTATAAAACTTGGTTAGAAAATACAGAGGGAGTTTCTATCTCTGGAGACTTATTAGTGGTTTCTACTCAAAGTATATTTGCTATTGAAATGCTATCTCAGAGATTAAATAAAACTATTAAGGATGCAATTTATCAAACAAGTAATAAAAATTATCAAATCCAATACACCTTGAGTGGAGATGAGAAAAATAACAGATCTAAGACAACTCAAGGTGCAATTGAGGGAAGTTGGATAAACCCTAGATTTGATTTTAAGTCTTTCATAACCGGAAGCTCCAACTATTTAGCTTATGCTGCTGCTAAAAAAATATGTGAATTACCAGGAGAGATCTACAATCCTTTATACTTATATAGTGAATGGGGTCTTGGTAAAACTCACTTGATACAATCTATTGCTAAAACCTTAAAGACAAAAGGACTCAAGGTGTTATCAGTTTCAGGAGAAACTTTTGTTAATGAATTCGTAAAATCAATTAAAAACAAATCTCCACAAAAAATGAATAAGTATAGAGAGGCAGATGTTTTCATTCTTGATGATATAGACTTCTTTGTAGGGAAAAAACAAACCATTGAATTATTTATTCACATAATAAATCAACTATCAATATCAGGGAAACAAATAGTTGTCACCTCATATAACCATCCAAGCAAACTAGATGTATCAAAGAGACTAACCTCCATATTGAAATCAGGCCTTATAGTAAAAATACAAACACCTGACAAAGAAACCTCTAAAAAATACATTACTAAATCTTTCAAAAAGAACGGTGTGAATATTTCTGAAGAATTAATTGATTTTATAGGTAGTAAAAAATATGATTCTTTCTCTGAAATTGAAGGAATTATTAAGTCACTTGTAGCGCATTCTGATTTATTAAATACAGAAATTACCGAAAGTATGGTTAGAAGCATTCTTCATGACTATAAGCTTGAAAATATTAAAGATATTAATATTTCTAAAGAGAAAATATTTGGTCTTATAAAATATATGTTTGGGATAACTGAGAGAGAAATAATTGGAAGAAAAACTGATAAAAAAACAAGCTTTGCAAGGCAAGTGGCAGCATATTTATTGATTGAAAAGTCAAATTTTTCTATGGCTCAGGCAGGAAAAGTCTTAGGTAATCGTAATCACTCGACCATTATATATTCTGTAAACAAAATTAAGAAAATTATGTTGAAAGATGTTGAACTTAAGCAAGAAATAGAGAAATCTTTAATTCAAAATTAATTTCTAAAAGTTTTTCCAACTCTTTCAACAAATTTATAAACAGTTTTGAACAAATAATTTTATACTTAATATAAATGGGTTCATAAACAATTTGAACACACTTAATTAATACAATTAAATTTAAATATATGTATATAGATAAAGTAATAATAAATATTAAATCTGGTGATGGAGGAAAAGGTTCCATAAGTTTTAATCAAGATTCAAAAAACTCTAGAGGTGGACCTGATGGTGGAAACGGAGGAAAAGGTGGAAGTATTTGGATTATGTGTGATAAAAACATGTCTTCCTTAAATTCCTTTAGACATTCTAAATTTTTCAATGCTGAAAACGGAGGAAATGGTTCAGATCAAAAAAAAACTGGTTTGAACGGTAAAGATCTATTTATAAAAGTACCAGATGGGACCCTTATTCGTGATGTAAAAAAAGAAAAAAATCTTATAGCAGTAATTACTACTGAATCTGAGCCCATAGAGCTATTCAAAGGAGGAAAAGGTGGAAGAGGAAATGTTGCTTTTGTAACCTCTAAAAATAAAGAACCACTTCTTGCAGAAGCAGGAGAAAAAGGTTCAAACTATCAACTTGAATTAGATTTGAGGTTTTTTTCAAATGTGTGCCTTATAGGTCGACCAAATTCAGGAAAATCAAACATTATTCGAAATATATCAAATGCAAAGGTAGAGGTAGCTGAATATCCTTTTACTACAAAACAACCAGTATTGGCTTCAATTAGTAGAGGTTTTAAAAATATTAAAATAGCAGAAATACCTGGCCTTGTTTCTCATAATGAAAAAAATTTAGCATCAGGAAATAACTATCTTAAGCATTTGCTAAGAACCAATACCATAGTCATGGTTATTGATATAAATAATGATATTTTGAAGGAAATAAAATTTTTATTGGATATAGTCAATAATTTTAACCCAATATTGTCTAAAAAAAATATAGGGTTGATAATATCAAAGTATGATTCAAAGTCCAAACTAAATATCTCTCAATTATTATCAGAAATAATCAATAATTTTAATTTCTTCAAGAATAAGATTTTTTTATTATCTAAGAGTTTTGATAAACAAACCGAAGAATTTTTAGCTTTTGCATATAATTCAATTAACAGTTCTGAAAATAAATTTGATATCGATTTGCCAATTATTAGTCTTAAAAAAAATAATGATAAAAGGGTTGTTTATGATGGAGATTCTTTTATTATAAAAGACAAACAATTTGTTCAACTAGCAGAAGGATCTAACCTTAACAATTGGAAAACGCTTATCCAATTTCAATATAAATTAAAATCATCGAAGATCTCCAAAGAACTCGAAAATATTGGTATAAAAAGAGGTGATACCTTAAAAATAGGAGAATATTCATTCAACTGGGAAGAGTAATATGCTAAAAAGTATATTTTTTGGAGGAACATTTGACCCTGTTCACAATGGACATATAGAAGTAATAAAATACATAAAAAATAATTTTAAGTTTAAAAAAATATTTATAGCTCCAGCTGGTAACCAATATATGAAAATTGTTCCCCCAATAGCCACTCCAATTCAAAGATATGAGATGTGTAAACTAGCATTTGCTGATAACGATATTGAATTAGTTGATTATGAAATCAATAAATTATCTCCAAGTTATACTATTGATACTCTAAATTATATAAATAAAAATTATCCAGATTCTAATATCTCTAGTATAGTATTAGGTTCTGATGCATTCGAAGAAATAAATTTATGGAAGAAGGGTTCTTATCTATTAAGTAAATATAAATTCATCGTTTTCTCTAGAAATGACTTATACCAAACCTCTAAAGAAAATGTAAATATAGTAAAAAAATTATCTAATTTGAACTCTTCTGATATTAGAAAAAAAATAAAAGAAAATAAATCTGTTTTATCTTTTACACCGATTGAAATACAAGAATATATAAAGGAAAATAATTTATATAGATGATGGATAATAATATAAAAAAAAGATTACTGAAACGAGCAATTGAATTAAAAGCTATTGAATATGGTGAATTTACTTTGGCAAGTGGAATGAAGTCTAATTTTTATTTCGACGGAAGATTACTTTCCTTAGATCCAGAAAGTTCTAGCATTATTTCTGATTGGGTTCTTGGAAAGCTTATGGAGCTACAAGTAAACTATATTGGAGGTCCAGCAGTGGCTGCTGTCCCAATTATCGGATCTACAGTATATAACGCTTTTATTAAAGGTTATTCTCTTTCAGGTTTTTTTATAAGATCAGAAAGAAAAGATCATGGTCTTCAAAAAAAAATTGAAGGGAATCTTCCAAATAATTCATCAGTTGTTATCATTGATGACACCATGTCAACTGGAGGCTCTTTAATAGATTCAATGAATGCAGTAAAAGAAAATAATTGTGAAATCTTACAGGTTTTGACCGTTCTAGATAGGAAGCTTGGTGGTTCAGAAAAACTTCTAAGTTTAGGCTATAATTATTCTACTATTTTAGAGGTTAATTCATCAGGAGAAATAATTTGAAGACAGAAAGAGAAATTTTTATAAAATCTATTCAATCTCTTGCAGAAAGTGTATATGATTTTCATGATAGGTGGAATTTAATAAATTATAATAAGCCTTCTCATGAAGCAATGAAAGAAAGAAAAGAATTACTTGCCGAAGAAGTAAGTGAACTAAATCAAGAAATTGATAAAACTGATGAATTAAAATCAATAAAATTGCTTTGTAGAGAAGCCGCAGATGTTCTTTATGTTTCAGTGGGACATTTACTTGCTCTCGGAAAAGATGGTCTTGAAGCTATAGACCAGGTTTCACAAAAAAATAATAAGAAAACAAGCAAAACTCATTTTTTTGATAAAAAGGTAAAAAAGGTAAAAAAGCTAAATATCTAAGTTTTTTACCTCTAAGGCATTGGATTTTATAAAATCTCTTCTAGGTTCAACATCGTCACCCATTAATGTTCTAAAGATATCGTCTGCAGATATTGCATCATCTGCAGAAACTCTTAGCATTACCCTATTTTCTGGGTCCATAGTTGTATCCCACAGTTGATCTGGGTTCATTTCTCCTAACCCCTTATATCTTTGAATATTGAAACCAGATTTATCTGCGTTATTTTCAAGTGAAGATATAACTTGACTCCATTCTAGATTTTCTTCAATTACCTCGTCATTTTTCTTTATAGAAAAATGGCCTTTCAAAAATTTTTTTATTTCTGGGTATATTTTTTGAGCTTTTATAATTGATGGATGATTATTTGCTGTAATAGATTCATTGATTTTCTTTATTTCATTATCATCATCAATTATTTCTGAATCAAACAAGTCTGGTTGTATATTTTCTGCTTCATCTTTAGATTCATTTTTATAGGTATCTAAATTTTTTGATGCTAAACTTAAAAATTCTTCATCACTTAGGTTTAGTATCCTAGCTATTTCATTTGATTCACTGAAAGATTTTATATCTGAAATAAATTTACCTATAGAAGCGCCTTTAATTTCTTTATTACCTTCAGAATGTACTATGGAAAAGTTATTATAAATTTTTTCAGATATCCACTTATTTAAATCATTATCTGAATAAATCCACTTACTACTTCTACCTCTTGAAACCTTATATAAAGGAGGCTGCGCAATGTAGAGATTACCTGCTCCAATTAATTCAGGCATATTTCTATAAAAGAATGTAAGCAAAAGAGTCCTTATATGAGCTCCATCAACATCAGCATCTGTCATGATAATAATCCTATGATATCTTAGTTTTTCATGATTAAAATCCTCTCCTAATCCTGTTCCTATAGCTGTAATTAAAGCCACAATTTCTTCGTGAAGTAGCATTTTTTCAGGCCTAGCTTTTTCGACATTTAATATTTTTCCTCTTAGAGGGAGAATAGCTTGGAAATTTCTATCTCTTCCTTGCTTTGCTGACCCTCCAGCAGAATCTCCTTCAACGATATATAATTCAGACTTACTGGGATCTTTTTCAGAACAATCAGCAAGTTTTCCGGGAAGAGAGCCCCCATCAAGAGCGTTTTTTCTAATTATTAGATCTCTAGCTTTCTTTGCAGCTTCTCTTGCTCTTGCAGAAGTTAATGACTTATTAAGGATTTTTTTTGCATCCTCTGGATTGTCTTCTACAAATTCACTTAGTCTTCTTCCTATTATTTGTTCGACAGCCCCTTTGACTTCAGGATTACCAAGCCTTCCTTTAGTTTGACCTTCGAACTGAGGATCTTTTACTTTTACTGAAACTACACACATCAGGCCTTCTCTTACATCTTCACCGGATAATGATTGGATATCTTCTTTAAAAAAACCTTGTTTTTTACCATAATCATTGATGACTCTGGTTAAGGCTGATCTAAAACCTGTTACGTGAGTCCCACCATCCGCAGTTCTTATACAATTTGCAAAAGAAAGGGTGTTATCTATAAAAGATTCATTATATTGAATAGCTGTTTCAACTACTACATCTTCAATTACTTCATTGGCGTACATTATATTTTCATGAATTGAATTTCTTTTTTTATTTAAATTTCTTACAAAACTTTGTACCCCTCCTTCAAACTTAAAAGCAACCTGATTATGGGGCCATAAGTCTTCGTGATAATTTGAAATAAATTGAATATTTAGGCCTTGATTTAAGTATGCCATTTCTCTGAATCTAGTAGTAATTGCTTCATATGAGTAATCTATATCAGGAAAAATTTCTTGATCTGGCAACCATGTTACGGATGTTCCTGTACCTTTTAAATCTTCATCTGTTTGAGCCCTATTCTCAAGAGGTCCATCAGGCTTCCCTTTAGTGTAAGACTGGCTCCAAACTTTTTCATCTCTCCTCACTTCAACCTTTAGCCATGAAGAAAGTGCATTTACTACAGATGCACCTACTCCGTGCAATCCTCCTGAAACTTGATATCCTTTACCTCCAAATTTTCCTCCTGCATGAAGCGTAGTCATAACTGTTTCAACAGCCGAGATTCCTGTTTTTTTATGTTTATCTACAGGAATTCCTCTTCCATCATCTATCACAGTAACTGATTTATCTTTATTTAAAATAACAATGATTTTTGACGCAAATCCAGCCATTGCTTCATCTACTCCATTATCAACAATTTCATGAATAAGATGTTGAACTCCCTCTAAACCTGTAGTTCCAATATACATTCCGGGCCTTTTTCTTACTGCCTCAAGTCCCTCCATAACGGTTATATCTTCAGCGCTGTAATCTTTAGAACCCTTATGATTATTATTTACATTTTTTTTAGCCATTCTTAAAATCTTTTCTCGCGCGCGCGCGTTTATTTTAGATAGTAATCCAAGATACTATGCCTAAATACTATATTATAGAAAAGAAAATATATAGTGAGATGACTTAAATTTCAAATTTAGATGAAATTTTGAACTAAAAATTTTTTTTATAAAAAAACAGTTTATAAACTTGACTTAATTATTTCCCAAGATGAAGATATTTCCCAAGAGATTAAAAATTATTAGGAATATTCATAAAATGGAAATAACCAAGGAAATTCAAAAGCTAATGCTTGAAAGAATGTGGACAATTAGATCTTTTGAAGAAAAAGTAATTGAAGTTCATGAAGCAGGAGAGTTTGTTGGCCCAGCACATCCTTATATTGGTGAAGAAGCAGTTGCTGTAGGCGTATGTTTGGCATTGAAAGATACTGATTATATTGCTGGCAATCATAGATCTCATGGTCATCCACTTGCTAAGGGCGGGAGCATAAAAAAAGCTATGGCTGAAATTTATGGAAGAGTAGATGGCTACTGTAAAGGAAAAGGCGGCTCAATGCATCTGGCAGACTTTTCTGTAGGTATACTAGGAGAGTCAGGAATAGTTGGTTCTTCTGTTCCTGTTGCTACTGGAGCTGGCTTAGCTTCTAAAATGGGGAAAAAAGATTTTGTTTCGGTTGTTTTTTTTGGAGACGGCGCTTCTAATCAGGGGGCTTGTCACGAATCAATGAATCTCGCTTCTATCTGGAAGCTTCCAGTCATATTTGTTTGTGAAAATAATCAATATGCCATAACCAATTCATATGAAAATTCAGTAGCTGTGGATAATGTTTCGGATAGGGCAGTTGCTTATAATATGCCAGGAATTTTAGTCGATGGGCAAAATGTTGAAGCCATGTATGAGGCAACATCAGAAGCTGTTAAGAGAGCAAGAAACGGAGAAGGGCCTACTCTCATAGAAGGTTTGACATATCGTTTCGAAGAGCATTCTCTTGGCTTGGGAAAGATCAGAAGAGGAGAGTATAGAGACAAGTCAGAAATAGATAAATGGAGAGAAAGAGACCCTATAGATATTCTTACAAAAAAATTAATAGACAGAGGAATTCTTACTAACGAAGATTGTAAAAAGATTGAAAATAATTCTAGGTTAGAGATAGAAGAGGCAGTTAACTTTGCAAGAAAAAGTGAATTTCCTGGACCAGATGATTTATTCGAAGGAATGTGGGCAAATCCTATACCAAAACCTTAATTAAACGGAGTAATTTAATGGCAGAAAAATTATTTGCTGATGCTATAAATGAAGCTATAGCTGAAGAAATGAGAAGAGACCCTAATGTATTTATTATGGGAGAAGATATAAGATTATCTATTTATGGAGCTACCAAAAATTTATATAAAGAATTTGGAGAGGAAAGGGTTTTAGATACGCCTTTGTCTGAAAATGGTTTTTTTGGAGCAGCAATAGGTGCTTCATTAGTTGGCATGAGGCCTATCGTAGAAACAGTAACTAGCTTTATGTGGGTGGCAATGGATCAATTAATATCACAAGCTGCAAAAATGAGATATATGTTTGGAGGCCAAGCAACATTACCGGTTGTTTATAGAGCATCAATGGCTTATGGTGCAGGTTCGGCTGCTCATCATTCTGATAGAAACTATCCAATGTTTATGAATATGCCAGGAGTAAAGATCGTTGTTCCAGCGACATCTGCTGATGCTAAAGGGCTACTAAAGACTGCTATCAGAGACGATGATCCTGTAATAATTTTTGAAGATACAAACTTAATGGGAACTAGAGGAGATGTAACAGAAGAAGAAATACCATTTGGTAAAGCTGAGATATTAAAAAAAGGTAATGATTGTACAATAGTAGGAATAGCTGGTTCGGTAAAGCTTGCATTAGAAGCAGCTAATAAACTGGAAAAAGAAGGAATATCTTGTGAAGTAATAAATCCAAGAACCTTAGTTCCTTTGGATAAACAATTAATTTTATCTTCAGTTGAAAAAACAGGTCGGCTGGTAATTGCTGATCCTGCACATAAAGTATGCTCAGCTGCTTCTGAAATTTCTTCAATTATTGCTGAAGAAGGGTTTTGGTTTTTACAGTCTCCAATTATAAAAGTAGCTTCTGAACAAGTTCACATACCTTATGCCCAGACTCTAGAGGCATTAGTTTATCCTAATATTGAAAAAATTTCAAAAGCCGTTAAAGAAACAATGGAAATAGAATAAATGATAAAAGCTCTAACATTTGATTTGTTTGGCACTATTTTAGATTTAGAAAAAAGTACTTATCCGTCTATAAAAAATATTTTAGATAATAATAAATCTTCAGTAACCCCTCAAGAATTTTGGGCCTTCTTACGTCACAGACAAAGAATAGAACAATATCAAGATAATATTCTTGATCTTGGTCACAGCGGTTATCTTATAACTGTCAAAAATGCATTTAAGTATACTTCTAGAAAATTTAATATGGAGCCGTCATTAAGTGAGTTAGAATTATGGGATGATAATTGGCAGAATTTAATTCCATTTGATGATA
The genomic region above belongs to Dehalococcoidia bacterium and contains:
- a CDS encoding thiamine pyrophosphate-dependent dehydrogenase E1 component subunit alpha translates to MEITKEIQKLMLERMWTIRSFEEKVIEVHEAGEFVGPAHPYIGEEAVAVGVCLALKDTDYIAGNHRSHGHPLAKGGSIKKAMAEIYGRVDGYCKGKGGSMHLADFSVGILGESGIVGSSVPVATGAGLASKMGKKDFVSVVFFGDGASNQGACHESMNLASIWKLPVIFVCENNQYAITNSYENSVAVDNVSDRAVAYNMPGILVDGQNVEAMYEATSEAVKRARNGEGPTLIEGLTYRFEEHSLGLGKIRRGEYRDKSEIDKWRERDPIDILTKKLIDRGILTNEDCKKIENNSRLEIEEAVNFARKSEFPGPDDLFEGMWANPIPKP
- the gyrB gene encoding DNA topoisomerase (ATP-hydrolyzing) subunit B, whose protein sequence is MEGLEAVRKRPGMYIGTTGLEGVQHLIHEIVDNGVDEAMAGFASKIIVILNKDKSVTVIDDGRGIPVDKHKKTGISAVETVMTTLHAGGKFGGKGYQVSGGLHGVGASVVNALSSWLKVEVRRDEKVWSQSYTKGKPDGPLENRAQTDEDLKGTGTSVTWLPDQEIFPDIDYSYEAITTRFREMAYLNQGLNIQFISNYHEDLWPHNQVAFKFEGGVQSFVRNLNKKRNSIHENIMYANEVIEDVVVETAIQYNESFIDNTLSFANCIRTADGGTHVTGFRSALTRVINDYGKKQGFFKEDIQSLSGEDVREGLMCVVSVKVKDPQFEGQTKGRLGNPEVKGAVEQIIGRRLSEFVEDNPEDAKKILNKSLTSARAREAAKKARDLIIRKNALDGGSLPGKLADCSEKDPSKSELYIVEGDSAGGSAKQGRDRNFQAILPLRGKILNVEKARPEKMLLHEEIVALITAIGTGLGEDFNHEKLRYHRIIIMTDADVDGAHIRTLLLTFFYRNMPELIGAGNLYIAQPPLYKVSRGRSSKWIYSDNDLNKWISEKIYNNFSIVHSEGNKEIKGASIGKFISDIKSFSESNEIARILNLSDEEFLSLASKNLDTYKNESKDEAENIQPDLFDSEIIDDDNEIKKINESITANNHPSIIKAQKIYPEIKKFLKGHFSIKKNDEVIEENLEWSQVISSLENNADKSGFNIQRYKGLGEMNPDQLWDTTMDPENRVMLRVSADDAISADDIFRTLMGDDVEPRRDFIKSNALEVKNLDI
- a CDS encoding alpha-ketoacid dehydrogenase subunit beta — translated: MAEKLFADAINEAIAEEMRRDPNVFIMGEDIRLSIYGATKNLYKEFGEERVLDTPLSENGFFGAAIGASLVGMRPIVETVTSFMWVAMDQLISQAAKMRYMFGGQATLPVVYRASMAYGAGSAAHHSDRNYPMFMNMPGVKIVVPATSADAKGLLKTAIRDDDPVIIFEDTNLMGTRGDVTEEEIPFGKAEILKKGNDCTIVGIAGSVKLALEAANKLEKEGISCEVINPRTLVPLDKQLILSSVEKTGRLVIADPAHKVCSAASEISSIIAEEGFWFLQSPIIKVASEQVHIPYAQTLEALVYPNIEKISKAVKETMEIE
- the pyrE gene encoding orotate phosphoribosyltransferase → MMDNNIKKRLLKRAIELKAIEYGEFTLASGMKSNFYFDGRLLSLDPESSSIISDWVLGKLMELQVNYIGGPAVAAVPIIGSTVYNAFIKGYSLSGFFIRSERKDHGLQKKIEGNLPNNSSVVIIDDTMSTGGSLIDSMNAVKENNCEILQVLTVLDRKLGGSEKLLSLGYNYSTILEVNSSGEII